A single genomic interval of Adhaeribacter pallidiroseus harbors:
- the dut gene encoding dUTP diphosphatase codes for MLVNIINQSKHALPSYQTSSSAGMDLRANLEEAVLLKPLQRALIPTGLFIELPVGYEAQIRPRSGLAFKHGISIVNSPGTIDADYRGEIKVLLVNLSDQEFAVENGERIAQMVVARHETVEWQEADELTNTERGAGGYGSTGVK; via the coding sequence ATGTTAGTAAATATTATCAATCAATCGAAGCATGCTTTACCTTCGTACCAAACCAGTAGTTCGGCCGGAATGGATTTACGGGCTAATTTAGAGGAAGCCGTATTGTTAAAACCGTTGCAACGCGCTTTAATCCCGACGGGATTATTTATAGAATTGCCGGTTGGTTACGAAGCGCAAATCCGGCCCCGGAGCGGCCTGGCTTTTAAACACGGTATTTCCATTGTTAATAGTCCGGGCACCATTGATGCCGATTACCGGGGCGAAATAAAAGTATTATTGGTTAACTTATCGGACCAGGAATTTGCCGTCGAAAACGGAGAACGCATTGCGCAAATGGTAGTGGCCCGGCACGAAACGGTAGAATGGCAGGAAGCTGATGAACTTACCAATACCGAACGCGGTGCCGGCGGTTACGGCAGCACGGGCGTAAAGTAG
- a CDS encoding sugar phosphate nucleotidyltransferase, whose protein sequence is MRIIVPMAGMGKRMRPHTLTVPKPLVPIAGKPIVQRLVEDIAKVCQEPIEEVAFIIGYFGSAVEQKLMEIAASVGAKGTISYQEEPLGTAHAILCAKESLEGQVVVAFADTLFKADFTLDTSADGTIWVQQVEDPRPYGVVKLNEQGQITDFVEKPDTFISDLAIIGIYYFKDGAYLRDELQYLLDNNIKDKGEFQLTNALENMKNKGTIFVPGKISEWLDCGNKDATVYTNQRYLEYIKGEEGLVASSVKVTNSVIIEPVYIGENAVLNNSVVGPHVSIGKNTTVSDTVISNSIVQENTVIKGANIKNSMLGSFVSFTGTPTDLSLGDYNVLKE, encoded by the coding sequence ATGAGAATTATTGTTCCAATGGCCGGCATGGGCAAACGCATGCGTCCGCATACTTTAACGGTTCCTAAACCATTGGTACCGATCGCCGGCAAACCGATTGTGCAACGTTTGGTAGAAGATATCGCCAAAGTTTGTCAGGAGCCCATTGAAGAAGTAGCTTTTATTATTGGTTACTTCGGATCAGCGGTGGAACAAAAATTAATGGAAATTGCGGCTTCGGTTGGGGCCAAAGGTACTATTTCGTACCAGGAAGAACCCCTGGGCACTGCCCATGCCATCTTGTGCGCGAAAGAATCTTTAGAAGGCCAGGTGGTAGTGGCTTTTGCCGATACGTTATTCAAAGCCGATTTTACTCTGGATACATCGGCCGATGGTACGATTTGGGTGCAGCAAGTAGAAGATCCCCGGCCATATGGTGTCGTAAAATTAAATGAGCAAGGCCAGATCACCGACTTTGTAGAAAAACCCGACACTTTTATTTCGGATTTAGCCATTATAGGTATTTATTACTTTAAGGATGGCGCTTACCTACGCGATGAGTTGCAATACTTGCTCGATAATAACATCAAAGATAAAGGCGAGTTCCAGTTAACCAATGCCTTGGAAAACATGAAAAACAAAGGCACCATTTTCGTGCCGGGTAAAATTTCCGAATGGTTAGACTGCGGCAACAAAGATGCTACGGTTTACACCAACCAGCGCTACCTGGAGTACATTAAAGGCGAAGAAGGTTTAGTAGCTTCTTCGGTGAAAGTTACCAACTCGGTTATCATTGAACCCGTTTATATTGGCGAAAATGCGGTATTAAACAATTCGGTGGTAGGTCCGCACGTTTCTATTGGAAAGAACACTACTGTTTCTGATACCGTTATCAGTAATTCCATTGTGCAGGAAAATACGGTGATTAAAGGTGCCAATATTAAAAATTCTATGCTGGGCAGCTTTGTTTCTTTTACCGGAACGCCCACGGATTTAAGTTTAGGTGATTATAATGTTTTGAAGGAGTAA
- a CDS encoding tetratricopeptide repeat protein — protein sequence MIAVFCWGLSTQQSYGQSKRQRKKAEKAAKVESAENPTEPLLADARQKEAGESFFVDGVKFLMLEQYDKALERFQRSYALTPGNAALNYKLAETHMLAGRLTEALPFAQAAVTLDAANPYYYLLLAQLYTGGQRYDEAIKVLMKLTKDIPDTEQYLFNLADLYLAKNKFDDALKTYDKIEKKYGFIEEVSFKKQQIYLKQNNLEKALKEGETLIASDPTEVRYPLAQAEVLANNKKIDQAVQMVNKALSIDQNNAQARLMLAELLRQKGQLNEAVTELQTAFGNPDLDIDAKVKILIEYIRQLPQPASKNQTLLNTTLNLAEQTLKAHPQEAKAYAVAGDVQNLANKKTEARNNYIKAVQLDNSHFSIWNQLVALDAELNQTDSLLAHTEKALELFPNQAVFWFYNGTSYLFKKNYSRAVKSLEYGKKLSLDKPELVMQFNMRLGDSYNSLKEYTKSDEAYEAVLVQDPNNPQVLNNYSYFLSLRNQDLAKAKSLSSKLINLFPNEETYLDTHAWVLYKLKEYPQALKFFEKIAATTKNGTIVEHYGDVLFQLGQKDKAVQQWQRAKSLGEYSSFIDKKIKDQKLYE from the coding sequence TTGATTGCTGTATTCTGTTGGGGCTTAAGTACCCAGCAGAGTTACGGCCAAAGTAAACGCCAACGCAAAAAAGCGGAAAAAGCAGCAAAGGTAGAATCGGCGGAAAACCCAACCGAACCCTTGCTGGCCGATGCCCGTCAAAAAGAGGCGGGTGAATCTTTTTTTGTGGATGGTGTTAAATTTTTGATGCTGGAGCAATACGATAAAGCCCTGGAGCGCTTCCAGCGATCGTATGCTTTAACGCCGGGCAATGCGGCGCTTAATTATAAACTTGCCGAAACCCACATGTTAGCGGGCCGCTTAACCGAAGCCTTGCCTTTTGCCCAGGCGGCAGTTACCCTTGATGCCGCTAATCCGTATTATTATCTGCTTTTAGCCCAATTATACACCGGCGGACAACGCTACGACGAGGCTATAAAAGTGTTAATGAAACTTACCAAAGACATTCCGGATACCGAACAATATTTATTTAACCTGGCCGATTTATACCTGGCCAAAAACAAGTTTGATGATGCTTTAAAAACCTACGATAAAATCGAAAAAAAATACGGTTTTATTGAAGAAGTATCATTTAAAAAACAACAAATCTACTTAAAGCAAAATAACCTCGAAAAAGCGCTAAAAGAAGGCGAAACCCTTATTGCCAGCGACCCTACCGAGGTGCGCTACCCCTTGGCTCAGGCCGAAGTGCTGGCCAATAATAAAAAAATTGACCAAGCGGTGCAAATGGTAAATAAAGCCTTGAGCATTGATCAAAACAATGCGCAGGCTCGTTTAATGCTCGCCGAACTGTTGCGCCAAAAAGGTCAATTGAACGAAGCCGTAACCGAGTTACAAACCGCTTTTGGCAATCCGGATTTAGATATTGATGCGAAAGTTAAAATCTTAATCGAATACATCCGGCAATTACCGCAACCAGCTAGCAAAAATCAAACCTTACTTAACACCACGCTTAACCTGGCCGAACAAACTTTAAAAGCCCATCCGCAAGAAGCTAAAGCATACGCGGTGGCCGGCGACGTGCAAAACTTGGCTAACAAGAAAACAGAAGCCCGGAACAACTACATTAAAGCCGTTCAACTGGATAATTCGCATTTCAGCATTTGGAACCAACTGGTAGCCCTGGATGCCGAATTAAATCAAACGGATTCATTACTGGCGCACACTGAAAAAGCATTAGAACTATTCCCGAACCAGGCTGTATTTTGGTTTTATAACGGCACTTCCTATTTATTTAAAAAAAATTACTCCCGGGCGGTAAAATCTCTGGAGTATGGCAAAAAACTATCTTTGGATAAGCCGGAACTGGTAATGCAATTTAATATGCGGCTAGGCGACAGCTATAATTCGCTGAAAGAATACACCAAATCGGATGAAGCTTACGAAGCCGTACTGGTACAGGATCCTAATAATCCGCAGGTATTAAATAATTACAGTTATTTCTTATCGCTGCGCAACCAGGATCTGGCTAAAGCGAAATCCTTATCGAGTAAGTTAATTAACTTATTCCCGAACGAAGAAACGTATCTGGATACACACGCCTGGGTTTTGTATAAGTTAAAAGAATATCCGCAAGCCTTAAAGTTTTTTGAAAAAATTGCGGCAACTACTAAAAATGGTACTATTGTGGAACATTACGGCGATGTACTTTTTCAGCTAGGTCAAAAAGACAAAGCCGTACAACAATGGCAACGTGCCAAAAGCCTGGGCGAATACTCCAGTTTTATCGACAAAAAGATTAAAGATCAAAAACTCTATGAATAA
- a CDS encoding DUF4292 domain-containing protein, whose translation MNKPLHILYAICLVVCFSACKRNNISGSSSATPEKINKVNVINLDFNNLSAKGRMQFENDGEKINTGITIRMQKDSIIWISVVPALGIEVARVRITPDSVALINRLEKTYFSDNVQALKSRFNVDLTFNMVQALLIGNYVPGENGNEKLIDRDPIQHTRQNLGAAILDQFISIESFKLKKLQISDPESPNTITVDYSDFENVGGKPVAKSTLVVANTVKENQTKKMVASINYNKIEINSNDLAFPFAIPNDYRRK comes from the coding sequence ATGAATAAACCCCTTCATATTCTGTACGCAATATGTTTGGTTGTCTGTTTTTCCGCTTGTAAACGAAATAACATCTCCGGTTCTTCCTCGGCGACTCCCGAAAAAATAAATAAAGTAAACGTCATTAATCTCGACTTTAATAACTTATCGGCCAAAGGCCGCATGCAGTTCGAAAACGACGGCGAAAAAATTAATACGGGTATTACCATCCGGATGCAAAAAGACAGCATCATCTGGATTTCGGTAGTACCCGCTTTGGGTATTGAGGTAGCGCGGGTCCGGATTACCCCCGATTCTGTGGCTTTAATTAACCGGTTAGAAAAAACCTATTTTTCAGATAATGTGCAAGCCTTAAAATCTCGTTTTAACGTGGATTTAACGTTTAACATGGTGCAGGCTTTATTGATTGGCAATTACGTACCCGGCGAAAACGGCAACGAAAAACTGATTGACCGGGATCCTATTCAACATACCCGTCAGAACTTGGGAGCAGCCATACTCGATCAATTTATTTCGATCGAGTCGTTTAAATTAAAAAAACTCCAGATTTCGGACCCGGAATCGCCCAACACCATTACCGTGGATTATTCTGATTTTGAAAATGTGGGCGGTAAGCCGGTAGCGAAGTCTACGCTGGTGGTAGCAAATACCGTTAAAGAAAATCAGACCAAAAAAATGGTAGCCTCCATTAATTACAACAAAATAGAAATCAATAGCAACGATTTAGCTTTCCCGTTTGCCATTCCGAATGATTACCGGCGAAAATAA
- a CDS encoding murein hydrolase activator EnvC family protein, translating to MQVRFKSYLLFFLLFVTLVYQTEAQQRSSRTRKPKSKAQLEREKRENLNRIQEANRILEQTKQQKEASLGQLNAIKEKITVQKKVITNISSELNYIESDVKQTESVVGNMQTDLQKLKAEYATMIYGASKTANSYNKLMFLFAADSFNQFIRRLTYLRQYSESRKKQVAEINRVTTNLGQKLTVLNRQKKQKKTLLNVQVKENYNLLSLKDQQDNMVQQLSQKEKELREEVNRRQAAVRKLDNVIANMVREEIARAARVAKSRAGAEGGTATRTSTNKVTLTPETALLSSNFGGNKGRFSWPVERGFISQRFGVHAHPVLRNVSTRNNGIDIQTNAGESVRSIFSGIVRAVLEVPPYHTVVMIQHGEYFTTFTKLKSANVSEGQKVDAKEVIGTVYTNPDGTTELHFEIWRNTTKLNPETWLLTR from the coding sequence ATGCAGGTTCGGTTTAAATCTTATTTACTTTTCTTTCTTCTTTTTGTAACGCTTGTATATCAAACCGAAGCGCAGCAACGATCATCGCGGACGCGTAAACCAAAATCGAAAGCGCAACTCGAACGCGAAAAGCGCGAAAACCTAAACCGGATACAAGAAGCCAACCGCATTCTGGAGCAAACCAAACAACAAAAAGAAGCTTCGCTGGGCCAACTGAATGCGATTAAAGAAAAAATTACCGTTCAGAAAAAAGTAATCACCAATATCTCTTCGGAATTAAATTACATTGAATCGGATGTAAAGCAAACGGAATCGGTAGTGGGCAACATGCAAACCGATTTGCAAAAGCTGAAAGCCGAATACGCCACCATGATTTACGGCGCATCCAAAACGGCTAATAGTTATAATAAACTCATGTTTTTGTTTGCGGCCGATTCTTTTAACCAATTTATCCGGCGCCTTACCTACCTGCGGCAATACTCCGAATCGCGCAAGAAACAAGTAGCTGAAATTAACCGGGTTACTACCAACTTAGGGCAAAAACTCACCGTGCTGAACCGGCAGAAAAAGCAAAAGAAAACCTTGCTAAACGTGCAGGTGAAAGAAAACTATAACCTGCTTAGTTTAAAAGACCAGCAGGACAACATGGTGCAGCAGTTAAGTCAGAAAGAAAAAGAACTGCGCGAGGAAGTAAATCGCCGGCAGGCGGCCGTCCGGAAACTGGATAATGTAATTGCCAACATGGTACGGGAAGAAATTGCCCGGGCGGCCCGGGTTGCCAAAAGTAGAGCGGGTGCAGAAGGAGGAACCGCCACCCGCACTTCCACCAATAAGGTAACCTTAACTCCCGAAACGGCGCTGCTTTCCTCTAATTTTGGAGGGAATAAAGGTCGCTTTTCCTGGCCGGTGGAACGGGGCTTTATTTCGCAGCGCTTTGGGGTACACGCGCATCCGGTTCTTAGAAATGTATCTACCCGTAACAACGGCATCGATATTCAAACAAATGCCGGGGAAAGTGTCCGGTCTATTTTTTCGGGTATTGTACGGGCAGTGCTGGAAGTGCCGCCTTACCATACGGTAGTCATGATTCAGCACGGCGAATATTTTACCACCTTTACCAAATTAAAATCAGCCAATGTAAGCGAAGGCCAGAAAGTGGATGCCAAAGAAGTAATTGGCACCGTTTACACCAACCCGGATGGTACCACCGAACTACACTTTGAAATTTGGCGCAATACCACCAAATTAAATCCAGAAACCTGGCTGTTAACAAGATAG
- a CDS encoding Sec-independent protein translocase subunit TatA/TatB, producing MAMNNVLAFIGGLGTSEVMVIMLVILLLFGAKRIPELAKGLGKGIREFKDATKEIKNEVENAVKDDTHPTSK from the coding sequence ATGGCAATGAATAATGTGTTGGCTTTTATTGGCGGTTTGGGCACCAGCGAAGTAATGGTTATTATGTTGGTAATCTTGTTACTTTTTGGCGCAAAGCGTATCCCTGAATTAGCCAAAGGCTTAGGTAAAGGTATCCGGGAATTTAAGGATGCTACCAAAGAAATTAAAAATGAAGTAGAGAACGCCGTAAAAGACGATACGCACCCTACTTCTAAATAA
- a CDS encoding twin-arginine translocase TatA/TatE family subunit, translating to MFVHTVFAFLGVTEVILIIAVLILFFGASRIPGIGRGLGKGIREFKDATKGKETHSEKEVKNRNEPPLV from the coding sequence GTGTTTGTACATACAGTGTTTGCTTTTCTGGGAGTAACCGAGGTAATTTTAATTATCGCCGTATTAATACTATTTTTCGGTGCCAGCCGCATCCCCGGTATTGGCCGTGGTTTGGGTAAGGGAATTCGCGAGTTTAAGGATGCCACCAAAGGAAAAGAAACCCATTCGGAAAAAGAAGTAAAAAATAGAAACGAACCCCCATTAGTTTGA
- the gatA gene encoding Asp-tRNA(Asn)/Glu-tRNA(Gln) amidotransferase subunit GatA: protein MKRYNSLSEVHQDLANGTTTCRDLVHYYLDNIERKKHLNAYLEVYAAEALAKADEVDQKLAHGTAGRLAGMVLGLKDVLAYQGHSLQSSSKILTGFKSLFTATAVQRLLDEDAIIIGRQNCDEFAMGASNETSAFGPTLNEADPTRVPGGSSGGSAVAVQADLCLASIGSDTGGSVRQPAAFCGVIGLKPTYSRISRYGLIAYASSFDQIGPITRSVDDAALLLEIMAGADDYDSTASRREVPAYSQLLENESEQKYRIGYISDTLENEGLDSEIRETIQGAIQNLREDGHTVESVDFHYLDYIVPTYYILTTAEASSNLSRFDGVKYGYRSGEATDLLSMYKKSRAEGFGHEVQKRIMLGTFVLSADYYDAYYTKAQKVRRIIKEKTEELLEQFDFLIMPTSPTTAFPLGGNPTDPLAIYLADIFTVQASLAGVPAISVPVGADKQGLPIGMQILTKSFAETKLLAFSKSVTEKIIITT from the coding sequence TTGAAGCGTTACAATAGCTTATCGGAAGTACACCAGGATTTAGCCAATGGTACCACTACCTGCCGCGACCTGGTGCACTACTATTTAGACAATATCGAGCGTAAAAAACATTTAAACGCCTACCTAGAAGTTTATGCCGCCGAAGCTTTAGCCAAAGCCGATGAGGTAGATCAAAAGTTAGCCCATGGTACCGCTGGTCGTTTGGCCGGTATGGTGCTGGGCTTAAAAGATGTACTGGCTTACCAAGGCCATTCGCTGCAATCGTCGAGTAAAATCCTCACTGGTTTTAAATCATTATTCACGGCTACTGCGGTACAACGATTGTTAGACGAAGATGCCATTATAATTGGTCGCCAGAACTGCGACGAATTTGCCATGGGCGCTTCGAACGAAACCTCCGCCTTTGGGCCAACTTTGAACGAAGCCGATCCTACCCGGGTTCCGGGTGGTTCTTCCGGTGGTTCGGCCGTAGCCGTTCAAGCTGATTTGTGTTTAGCTTCCATTGGTTCCGATACGGGTGGTTCGGTGCGTCAGCCGGCGGCTTTTTGCGGCGTTATTGGTTTAAAGCCTACTTACTCCCGTATTTCGCGCTATGGCTTAATAGCTTACGCTTCTTCCTTCGACCAGATCGGTCCGATAACCCGGAGTGTAGACGATGCCGCTTTGCTGCTCGAAATTATGGCGGGAGCCGATGACTATGACAGCACGGCGAGTCGGCGCGAAGTACCCGCTTACAGCCAACTCCTGGAAAATGAAAGTGAGCAAAAATACCGGATTGGTTATATCAGCGATACTTTAGAGAACGAAGGTTTAGACTCCGAAATCCGGGAAACCATACAGGGAGCTATCCAAAACCTGCGCGAAGATGGTCATACCGTAGAATCGGTGGATTTTCATTATTTAGATTACATTGTTCCTACCTATTATATTTTAACTACCGCTGAAGCTAGTTCTAACTTATCCCGCTTTGATGGGGTAAAATACGGCTATCGCAGCGGCGAGGCCACCGACTTGCTATCGATGTACAAAAAATCGCGAGCGGAAGGTTTTGGCCACGAAGTACAAAAACGCATTATGCTGGGTACTTTTGTACTAAGCGCTGATTACTACGATGCTTATTACACCAAAGCGCAAAAAGTAAGAAGAATCATTAAAGAAAAAACCGAAGAGCTTCTGGAGCAATTTGATTTTTTAATTATGCCTACTTCGCCAACCACTGCTTTTCCCTTGGGCGGTAACCCTACGGATCCTTTAGCCATTTACTTGGCGGATATTTTTACGGTACAAGCTTCCTTGGCGGGAGTGCCGGCTATTTCGGTTCCGGTAGGTGCTGATAAGCAGGGTTTACCCATTGGCATGCAAATTCTAACCAAGTCATTTGCCGAAACCAAGCTGCTGGCTTTTTCTAAATCCGTCACGGAAAAAATCATAATTACTACTTAG
- a CDS encoding LysM peptidoglycan-binding domain-containing protein — MRINLFTLSLILTGLLFSLTSKANFLKKEQKRGIPTDTLYPTALTDTVRLADTTRLEEILGFALPDSVPMVTNELILDRLSCLQKEIPLQFNPYVRGFVDYFTIRNRKYSRRILSRENVYFPLFERYLAKYNLPVELKYLAVVESALMPRAVSHAAAVGLWQFIPSAASDYKLKINAYIDERMDPEKATDAACRYLRNLHRMFGGNWELALAAYNCGPGNVRKAIKRAGGQADFWAIFPYLPKETRGYVPSLTAIIYTMNHAVEHEIQADTLLYATLTDTIVVNHSLDLKKLSQQLSLDPDELPKLNPEVKKAILPATIRSYALKVPATHKNQLVANRTSILDSCKLPGVVTPSYQNIALAQKSASLPITTTSSTSDSADTDSLQQKEYIVAVGDNLSRIAQKNNVTIAQLLSWNNLNSDDKLFARQKLVLFTPASSNNLLANNTTSAEPEVKIQLASFRKSSGKKTLPKVKKTHTVQPNDTLWSISRRYNDIPVEKIKKLNKLKNNSLRPGMKLVIS, encoded by the coding sequence ATGCGGATAAATCTTTTTACTCTTTCCCTAATACTAACTGGCCTGTTGTTTTCCTTGACGAGTAAGGCCAATTTTTTAAAAAAAGAGCAAAAAAGAGGTATTCCGACTGATACTTTATACCCTACTGCCCTAACGGATACGGTTCGCTTAGCCGATACCACCCGATTAGAAGAAATTCTGGGTTTTGCCCTGCCGGATTCGGTGCCGATGGTAACCAACGAGCTTATTTTGGATCGGCTTAGTTGCTTGCAGAAAGAGATACCCTTGCAATTTAACCCCTACGTTAGGGGGTTTGTGGATTATTTCACCATCCGTAACCGCAAATATTCCCGCCGGATCTTATCCCGGGAAAATGTTTATTTTCCTTTATTCGAGCGCTACTTAGCTAAGTATAATCTACCGGTAGAACTGAAGTACCTGGCCGTAGTAGAATCGGCTTTAATGCCGCGGGCCGTTTCCCATGCCGCTGCTGTGGGCTTATGGCAGTTTATACCTTCGGCAGCATCCGACTACAAGTTAAAAATTAACGCTTACATTGATGAGCGCATGGACCCCGAAAAGGCTACGGACGCGGCTTGCCGGTATTTGCGTAATTTGCATCGTATGTTTGGGGGAAATTGGGAACTAGCTCTAGCCGCTTATAATTGTGGGCCGGGTAATGTACGCAAAGCCATTAAACGCGCCGGTGGCCAAGCCGACTTCTGGGCAATTTTCCCATACTTACCCAAAGAAACCCGGGGTTACGTACCTTCTTTAACGGCCATTATATACACCATGAACCACGCGGTAGAGCACGAGATACAAGCCGACACCTTGCTATACGCCACCCTAACCGATACCATTGTCGTTAACCATTCCCTGGATTTAAAAAAATTATCGCAGCAGCTTAGTTTAGACCCGGACGAATTACCCAAACTAAATCCGGAAGTAAAAAAGGCTATTCTACCGGCTACCATTCGAAGTTATGCTTTAAAAGTGCCAGCCACACATAAAAACCAGTTAGTGGCTAACCGCACTTCTATTCTGGATTCATGTAAACTGCCCGGGGTTGTAACTCCCTCCTACCAGAATATTGCTTTAGCGCAGAAATCCGCTTCTTTGCCTATAACCACAACTTCCTCTACTTCCGACTCGGCAGATACGGATTCTTTGCAGCAAAAAGAATATATAGTGGCCGTTGGTGATAATTTATCCCGGATTGCTCAAAAAAACAATGTAACAATAGCGCAATTACTTAGCTGGAACAATCTAAATTCGGATGATAAACTATTCGCCCGGCAGAAGTTAGTGCTGTTTACTCCGGCTTCTTCCAATAATCTGTTAGCTAATAACACAACTTCGGCAGAACCAGAAGTAAAAATTCAATTAGCTTCATTCCGGAAAAGTAGCGGTAAGAAAACGTTACCAAAAGTAAAAAAAACTCATACGGTACAGCCAAACGACACGTTGTGGAGTATTTCCAGACGGTACAACGACATACCCGTAGAAAAAATTAAAAAATTAAATAAACTAAAAAATAACAGCCTACGTCCCGGTATGAAACTGGTAATCAGCTAA